One genomic window of Polyangium aurulentum includes the following:
- a CDS encoding OmpA family protein yields the protein MSIRRTTPKLLLGAVLFAAIAGQPGCGYSEDEMQAKIREIDGLKSQLDAEQGRNRKTKSDLEEAKAQIEQLKQQLKAAGVDISKLNANLEEQSKALEDYRRRADQLEAIKKRFEMLREKLQALTKLGLNVTVRNNRMVIQLPGDVLFDLGKETLKKDGQDILLKVAEVVRNDQGLAQRSFQVAGHTDNAPLQGGRFKDNWGLSVMRAREVLAFLVSPNDKGGGGLNPERWSAAGYGDTDPIKPNDTPENKQANRRCELVVLPNVEEMLDLKTLATP from the coding sequence ATGTCCATCCGTCGCACCACACCGAAGCTCCTGCTCGGCGCCGTCCTGTTCGCCGCCATCGCGGGCCAGCCCGGGTGCGGCTACTCCGAGGACGAGATGCAGGCGAAGATCCGCGAGATCGACGGCCTGAAGAGCCAGCTCGACGCGGAGCAGGGTCGCAACCGAAAGACCAAGAGCGATCTCGAGGAGGCCAAGGCCCAGATCGAGCAGCTCAAGCAGCAGCTCAAGGCCGCAGGCGTCGACATCTCCAAGCTCAACGCGAACCTGGAGGAGCAGTCCAAGGCCCTCGAGGACTACCGCCGCCGCGCCGATCAGCTCGAGGCGATCAAGAAGCGCTTCGAGATGCTGCGCGAGAAACTCCAGGCCCTCACCAAGCTCGGCCTCAACGTGACCGTGCGCAACAACCGCATGGTCATCCAGCTCCCGGGCGACGTGCTCTTCGATCTCGGCAAGGAGACGCTGAAGAAGGACGGGCAGGACATCCTGCTCAAGGTCGCCGAGGTCGTGCGCAACGATCAGGGCCTCGCGCAGCGCTCGTTCCAGGTCGCGGGTCACACGGACAACGCGCCCCTGCAGGGCGGTCGCTTCAAGGACAACTGGGGCCTCAGCGTGATGCGCGCGCGCGAGGTGCTCGCGTTCCTCGTCAGCCCGAACGACAAGGGCGGCGGCGGCCTGAACCCCGAGCGCTGGAGCGCCGCGGGCTACGGCGACACCGACCCGATCAAGCCGAACGACACGCCCGAGAACAAGCAGGCCAACCGCCGCTGTGAGCTCGTCGTGCTGCCGAACGTCGAGGAGATGCTCGACCTCAAGACGCTCGCGACCCCATGA
- a CDS encoding SBBP repeat-containing protein, translating into MGARSVRWTRAIGAIGAIAGLFGCGSSVVVNEGAGGQGNGAGGAGGVPGTGGGIPGTGGGVPGTGGAGGEGGTVGQGGAGGGVPLCEPGSVMSCYSGPAETAGVGQCAPGKMSCLPDGSGYGPCMGEVLPMPEMCATEADENCLGALPECGVGLWSVRAGDAAAQQANDVAMGPAGEVLVAGFYQGSMDLAGPQTSAGGFDAFVTKLDPSGKPLWSRSFGNGEAQEARAVAVDGAGNVIVVGAFMGTVDFGGGPLTSAGGYDIFVLKLDPSGKHLASARFGDAAEQRALDVAVDAGGNVYLTGWAGGTVDFGGGALPGGGALDVFVASLDGGLGHRFGKRYGDGPDQRGYGIAVDAKGRVLVIGTFDGKVDLGGGPLASAGKGDVLVAALDENGNHLFSERFGNAEDQSGQGIAVAPDGRVVLTGFFAGSIDFGGGALVSGGSTDGFVVGLGATGEYQWSRQFGDLGTQFGFGVAVDPAGDAFVAGTFQNTVHFGGGPLASAGSYDVVAAKLGPDGSHRWSRRYGDALDQRGVTIAVGGSPGRVLLAGWFQGGIDFGSGVMDSAGGYDLFIAALAP; encoded by the coding sequence ATGGGGGCGCGAAGCGTTCGGTGGACGAGGGCGATCGGGGCGATCGGAGCGATCGCGGGCCTTTTCGGGTGCGGCAGCTCGGTCGTCGTCAATGAGGGCGCGGGCGGGCAGGGCAACGGCGCGGGCGGCGCGGGCGGAGTCCCGGGCACGGGTGGAGGAATCCCGGGCACGGGCGGCGGAGTCCCGGGCACGGGCGGCGCGGGCGGCGAGGGCGGCACCGTGGGCCAGGGCGGCGCGGGTGGCGGGGTGCCCCTGTGCGAGCCGGGATCGGTGATGTCGTGTTATTCGGGCCCTGCGGAGACGGCGGGGGTTGGCCAATGCGCGCCCGGCAAGATGTCCTGTCTGCCTGACGGCAGCGGATACGGCCCGTGCATGGGCGAGGTGCTCCCGATGCCCGAGATGTGCGCCACGGAAGCGGACGAGAATTGCCTCGGCGCGCTCCCCGAATGCGGCGTGGGCCTGTGGAGCGTGCGCGCAGGCGACGCGGCCGCGCAGCAAGCGAACGACGTGGCCATGGGCCCCGCGGGCGAGGTCCTCGTCGCGGGCTTTTATCAGGGCTCGATGGACCTCGCCGGCCCGCAGACGAGCGCGGGCGGCTTCGATGCATTCGTCACCAAGCTCGATCCGAGCGGCAAGCCCCTCTGGAGCCGCTCCTTCGGCAATGGCGAGGCGCAGGAGGCGCGCGCGGTGGCGGTCGATGGGGCGGGCAACGTGATCGTGGTCGGCGCCTTCATGGGCACGGTCGATTTCGGCGGCGGGCCGCTCACGAGCGCGGGCGGCTACGACATCTTCGTCCTGAAGCTCGATCCGTCGGGCAAGCACCTTGCGAGCGCGCGCTTTGGCGACGCGGCGGAGCAGCGCGCGCTCGACGTCGCCGTCGACGCGGGCGGCAACGTGTATCTCACGGGCTGGGCGGGCGGCACGGTCGATTTCGGCGGCGGCGCGCTCCCCGGGGGCGGCGCGCTCGACGTCTTCGTGGCCTCGCTCGACGGCGGGCTCGGCCATCGGTTCGGCAAGCGCTATGGCGACGGGCCGGATCAGCGCGGTTATGGGATCGCGGTCGATGCGAAGGGGCGCGTGCTCGTCATCGGGACCTTCGACGGCAAGGTCGACCTCGGCGGGGGCCCGCTCGCCTCGGCGGGCAAGGGCGACGTGCTCGTGGCGGCGCTCGATGAAAATGGCAATCACCTCTTCAGCGAGCGGTTCGGCAATGCCGAGGATCAGAGCGGCCAGGGGATTGCGGTGGCGCCGGATGGGCGCGTCGTCCTCACGGGGTTCTTCGCGGGCTCGATCGACTTCGGCGGCGGCGCGCTCGTGAGCGGGGGCAGCACCGACGGCTTTGTCGTTGGGCTCGGGGCAACCGGCGAGTATCAGTGGAGCAGGCAATTCGGCGACCTCGGCACGCAGTTCGGATTCGGCGTGGCCGTCGATCCGGCGGGCGACGCGTTCGTGGCCGGCACCTTCCAGAACACGGTCCACTTCGGCGGCGGGCCGCTCGCGAGCGCGGGCAGCTACGACGTGGTCGCGGCGAAGCTCGGGCCGGACGGCTCGCACCGCTGGAGCCGGCGCTACGGCGACGCGCTCGATCAGCGCGGGGTCACGATTGCAGTGGGAGGGTCGCCCGGGCGCGTATTGCTCGCGGGCTGGTTCCAGGGCGGGATCGATTTCGGTAGCGGGGTGATGGACAGCGCGGGCGGCTACGATCTTTTCATTGCAGCGCTCGCGCCTTGA
- a CDS encoding SAM-dependent methyltransferase, with translation MSTPDINRWNERFDTADFIFGKEPNAFLVSKEHLLRPGARALALADGEGRNGVWLAEKGLEVLSVDASSVAQEKARALAAERGVRVGFEMADLDTWDMGHERFDLVVAIFIQFSPPHLRERLFERMKAALVPGGLLLLEGYRPEQLRYRTGGPPTAENMYTTDLLRRSFGDLKILELVERDVEIYEGSGHGGMSALIDLVAQKP, from the coding sequence ATGAGCACCCCCGACATCAATCGCTGGAACGAACGCTTCGACACCGCCGATTTCATCTTCGGCAAGGAGCCGAATGCCTTTCTCGTGAGCAAGGAACACCTGCTCCGCCCGGGCGCGAGGGCGCTCGCGCTGGCCGATGGTGAAGGGCGCAATGGCGTCTGGCTCGCGGAAAAGGGGCTCGAGGTGCTCTCGGTCGATGCGTCGAGCGTCGCTCAAGAGAAGGCGCGGGCGCTCGCCGCCGAGCGGGGCGTGCGCGTCGGCTTCGAGATGGCCGATCTCGACACCTGGGACATGGGCCACGAGCGCTTCGATCTCGTCGTGGCGATCTTCATTCAATTCTCGCCGCCGCATCTGCGCGAACGGCTGTTCGAGCGCATGAAGGCGGCGCTCGTTCCGGGAGGTCTCCTGCTGCTCGAAGGCTATCGCCCGGAGCAGCTCCGCTATCGCACAGGCGGTCCGCCGACGGCCGAGAACATGTACACCACCGACCTCCTGCGGCGCTCGTTCGGCGATTTGAAGATCCTCGAGCTGGTCGAGCGCGACGTCGAGATCTACGAAGGCTCCGGTCACGGCGGCATGTCGGCGCTGATCGACCTCGTCGCGCAGAAGCCCTGA
- a CDS encoding histone H1 — protein sequence MAARKTAAKKATKKATKTAKKPAAAKTTKKAAAKKTGAKKAAPKRAATKKAAATKRAPAKKATGTKRAAPKRAAKKTGAKRTGGAAKKSAPRGGRGQAAQKAPSRPAPAPTAAGGGEEE from the coding sequence ATGGCTGCGAGAAAGACTGCTGCGAAGAAGGCCACCAAGAAGGCTACGAAGACGGCGAAGAAGCCGGCCGCCGCGAAGACGACCAAGAAGGCCGCCGCGAAGAAGACCGGCGCCAAGAAGGCCGCTCCGAAGCGCGCCGCGACGAAGAAGGCGGCCGCCACCAAGCGCGCCCCCGCCAAGAAGGCCACTGGCACCAAGCGCGCCGCCCCGAAGCGCGCCGCGAAGAAGACCGGCGCCAAGCGCACCGGCGGTGCCGCCAAGAAGTCCGCGCCACGGGGCGGACGCGGTCAGGCTGCCCAGAAGGCGCCCTCCCGCCCGGCTCCCGCGCCGACCGCCGCTGGCGGCGGCGAAGAAGAATAA
- a CDS encoding SDR family oxidoreductase — protein MFKDACLKGRTAIVTGGGTGLGLSMALKFADLGANLVLTSRDPEHIEPACEKARAKGAQAIAVRCDVRDYAQVEAMVDEAERAFGSIDILVNNAAGNFLCPTEDLSPNGFNAIVGIVLNGTFHATLAAGKRMIASGKGGSILNILATYAWTGSGFVIPSASAKAGVMAMTRSLAVEWAKYKIRVNGVAPGPFPTEGAWKALVPDEMSNMGKDRIPLGRYGEHEELANLAAYLVSDYSGYITGDIITIDGGAWLAEGGTFNQLARMDPATVKPVIAAMRGKPAKDPGKTEG, from the coding sequence ATGTTCAAGGATGCCTGCTTGAAGGGGCGGACGGCGATCGTGACCGGCGGTGGCACCGGGCTCGGGCTGTCCATGGCGCTCAAGTTCGCAGACCTCGGCGCGAACCTCGTGCTCACGAGCCGCGACCCCGAGCACATCGAGCCCGCGTGCGAAAAGGCCCGCGCGAAGGGCGCTCAGGCGATCGCGGTGCGCTGCGACGTGCGCGACTACGCCCAGGTCGAGGCCATGGTCGACGAGGCCGAGCGCGCCTTCGGATCGATCGACATCCTCGTGAACAACGCGGCTGGAAACTTCCTCTGCCCCACCGAGGATCTGTCGCCGAACGGCTTCAACGCCATCGTGGGCATCGTGCTCAACGGCACGTTCCACGCGACGCTCGCCGCTGGGAAGCGGATGATCGCGAGCGGCAAGGGGGGCTCGATCCTGAACATCCTCGCGACGTACGCCTGGACCGGCAGCGGCTTCGTCATCCCGAGCGCGTCCGCGAAGGCCGGCGTGATGGCAATGACGAGGTCGCTCGCCGTGGAGTGGGCGAAGTACAAGATTCGCGTCAACGGGGTCGCCCCGGGCCCGTTCCCGACCGAGGGCGCGTGGAAGGCGCTCGTGCCCGACGAGATGAGCAACATGGGCAAGGATCGCATCCCGCTCGGTCGCTATGGCGAGCACGAGGAGCTGGCGAACCTCGCGGCTTACCTCGTGAGCGACTATTCGGGATACATCACGGGGGACATCATCACGATCGACGGGGGCGCATGGCTCGCGGAGGGCGGCACGTTCAACCAGCTCGCGAGGATGGATCCGGCGACGGTGAAGCCAGTGATCGCAGCGATGCGCGGCAAGCCCGCGAAGGATCCGGGAAAGACGGAAGGATGA
- a CDS encoding spinster family MFS transporter, whose translation MIRSPRAILALLTILNLLNYFDRFVVNAVGPRIQEHLGISTSQLGLVASVFMVGYLVTSPIFGWLGDRYPRKGLIATGVGVWSLATIASGFAPSLAPLLASRAVVGVGEASYAALSPTIIDDVAPRDSKNRWLGVFYVAISVGSALGVLVGGMLERWFGWRNAFFIAGGPGLVAALVTLLVAEPARTTRETRAKSEGAVASFVADQRALAKRRLYVLTVLGYTAQTFALGGFIFAAVPFLYRKHCLDLHVADFSFGALTVVTGIIGTAVGSVIADRVPGEDRVRASLLVCAVSSLLGTPLAFAAILAPTSTGFLALLGLCEVFVFASMAPTNFALLHSVPPALRAGAMATSIFVIHALGDVLSPPLVGAVSDAFGDGITQCSSSKGLVLGMLILPVALGLSSVLWWIGARRVSRPGTA comes from the coding sequence GTGATCCGCAGCCCGCGCGCGATCCTCGCGCTGCTCACGATCCTGAACCTCCTCAACTACTTCGACCGCTTCGTCGTCAACGCGGTCGGCCCTCGCATCCAGGAGCACCTCGGCATCTCCACGAGCCAGCTCGGCCTCGTCGCCAGCGTGTTCATGGTCGGCTACCTCGTCACGAGCCCCATCTTCGGCTGGCTCGGCGATCGCTACCCGCGCAAGGGCCTCATCGCGACGGGCGTGGGCGTCTGGTCGCTCGCCACCATCGCGTCGGGCTTCGCGCCCTCGCTCGCGCCGCTGCTCGCCTCGCGCGCCGTCGTCGGCGTGGGCGAGGCGAGCTACGCCGCGCTGAGCCCGACGATCATCGACGACGTCGCGCCGAGAGACTCGAAGAACCGCTGGCTCGGCGTCTTCTACGTCGCCATCAGCGTCGGCTCCGCGCTCGGCGTGCTCGTCGGCGGCATGCTCGAGCGATGGTTTGGTTGGAGAAACGCCTTCTTCATCGCCGGTGGTCCCGGGCTCGTCGCCGCGCTCGTCACGCTGCTCGTCGCAGAGCCGGCGCGCACCACGCGAGAGACGCGCGCGAAGAGCGAGGGCGCGGTCGCGAGCTTCGTCGCCGATCAACGCGCGCTCGCCAAGCGCCGCCTCTACGTGCTCACCGTCCTCGGCTACACCGCGCAGACCTTCGCGCTCGGCGGCTTCATCTTCGCCGCCGTGCCCTTCCTCTACCGCAAGCACTGCCTCGATCTGCACGTCGCAGACTTCTCGTTCGGCGCGCTCACGGTCGTCACGGGGATCATCGGCACCGCCGTGGGCAGCGTGATCGCCGATCGCGTCCCCGGCGAGGATCGCGTGCGCGCGAGCTTGCTCGTCTGCGCGGTCTCGTCGCTCCTCGGGACGCCGCTCGCGTTCGCGGCGATCCTCGCCCCCACGTCGACGGGCTTCCTCGCGCTGCTCGGCCTGTGCGAGGTCTTCGTGTTCGCCAGCATGGCGCCGACGAACTTCGCGCTCCTGCACTCGGTGCCTCCCGCTCTGCGCGCGGGCGCGATGGCGACGTCGATCTTCGTCATCCACGCGCTCGGCGACGTGCTCTCGCCGCCGCTCGTGGGCGCGGTGAGCGACGCCTTCGGCGACGGCATCACGCAGTGCTCGAGCAGCAAGGGCCTCGTGCTCGGCATGCTGATCTTGCCCGTCGCGCTCGGGCTGTCGTCGGTGCTGTGGTGGATCGGCGCGCGCCGCGTCAGTCGCCCAGGTACAGCATGA
- a CDS encoding HNH endonuclease encodes MPRAELATHHVDGEAGQDLDLELDGVSFEIDHHPARARRPGRDPLTLPVLALNRFFQPVQITTARRAFLLLFGGAAHAIDEAGDIHDFSSWRRLPVRETDDGMPIVDGALRVPRVLHLRRYERVRRPTVRLTRQNLMLRDAHQCQYCARRPPVRDLNIDHVVPRSRGGADSWENLVTACRPCNLRKAWRTPEEASMRLIRTPVAPRWSASMQLLLGRPQLFKEWEPFLKAG; translated from the coding sequence GTGCCAAGGGCAGAGCTCGCCACCCATCACGTGGACGGAGAGGCCGGGCAAGACCTCGACCTCGAACTCGATGGAGTCTCGTTCGAGATCGACCATCACCCGGCGCGCGCGCGGCGCCCCGGCCGCGACCCCCTGACGCTCCCCGTCCTCGCGCTGAACCGCTTCTTCCAGCCCGTGCAGATCACCACCGCGCGCCGGGCATTTCTCCTGCTCTTCGGCGGCGCGGCGCACGCGATCGACGAGGCGGGCGATATCCACGATTTCTCGTCCTGGCGTCGATTGCCCGTTCGCGAGACCGACGACGGGATGCCCATCGTCGACGGCGCGCTGCGGGTGCCGCGCGTCCTGCACCTGCGCCGCTACGAGCGGGTCCGGCGTCCCACGGTGCGCCTGACGCGGCAGAACCTCATGCTGCGCGACGCGCACCAGTGCCAGTACTGCGCCCGCCGCCCGCCCGTCCGCGATCTGAACATCGACCACGTGGTGCCGCGCTCGCGAGGGGGCGCCGATAGCTGGGAAAACCTGGTCACCGCGTGCCGGCCCTGCAACCTGCGCAAGGCCTGGCGCACGCCCGAAGAGGCGAGCATGCGCCTCATCCGCACGCCCGTCGCGCCGCGCTGGAGCGCGTCGATGCAGCTCCTGCTCGGGCGGCCTCAGCTCTTCAAGGAGTGGGAGCCTTTCCTCAAAGCCGGCTGA
- a CDS encoding 3'-5' exonuclease, with translation MTEQAATDPPLGSPWDDPIEAAPLVFLDLEMTGLKPATDRVIEVCAERVRGDTLESALSTLVRPDDNVFGNAHVHGIEWKDLEGAPTFREIVDRLMPVLEGGIIVAHAAQWDVTFLEAELSRVGPPRVFPFYLDTLTLSRRSFALPAHNMAALCASLGVPQPRAHRAADDVHTLRQVFQRILGVLAPRTPRDLWHVRIGQRHARPAIVEAALAAAESGAIMRVRYRPAHRAPEELTFRVTGVRTDLDPPRVLGYLLPSRSRRELRADRILALDPHDDAARR, from the coding sequence ATGACCGAGCAAGCGGCGACCGATCCTCCCCTCGGCTCGCCGTGGGACGATCCGATCGAAGCGGCGCCCCTCGTCTTTCTCGACCTCGAGATGACGGGGCTCAAGCCCGCCACCGACCGGGTGATCGAGGTCTGCGCCGAGCGCGTCCGCGGCGACACGCTCGAGTCCGCGCTGTCGACGCTCGTGCGGCCCGACGACAACGTCTTCGGCAACGCGCACGTGCACGGCATCGAGTGGAAGGATCTGGAGGGCGCGCCGACGTTCCGCGAGATCGTCGATCGCCTGATGCCCGTGCTCGAGGGCGGGATCATCGTCGCGCACGCGGCCCAGTGGGACGTGACGTTCCTCGAGGCCGAGCTTTCGCGCGTGGGCCCTCCGCGCGTTTTCCCGTTTTACCTGGACACGCTCACGCTCTCGCGGCGCAGCTTCGCGCTGCCCGCGCACAACATGGCCGCGCTCTGCGCCTCGCTCGGTGTCCCGCAGCCGCGGGCGCACAGGGCGGCGGACGACGTGCACACGCTTCGCCAGGTGTTCCAGCGCATCCTCGGGGTCCTTGCGCCGCGCACGCCGCGCGACCTGTGGCACGTGCGGATCGGGCAGCGGCACGCGCGGCCGGCGATCGTCGAGGCCGCTCTCGCGGCTGCGGAGAGCGGGGCGATCATGCGCGTTCGCTATCGTCCCGCGCACCGCGCGCCGGAGGAGCTGACGTTCCGCGTGACCGGGGTGCGAACGGACCTCGACCCACCGCGGGTTCTCGGCTATCTGCTTCCCTCGCGCAGCCGACGAGAGCTCAGGGCCGATCGCATTCTCGCGCTCGACCCGCACGACGACGCTGCGCGAAGGTAG
- a CDS encoding AgmX/PglI C-terminal domain-containing protein, whose translation MRACATANTLAALSVVFAATFSACASGSPDATSPGTSGDEASKTQQATGPAATPGETGAASQTGAPAAPKAPRKEPQTVADCKELLTEITNEPSGGVVMNNAQPANDAGSSDRFQPMVELMKEKRDGFRCCFDLWAKNNPGQSGKVAFTLELAPDGKLKSAQVKQDETDIKAPEVESCMVELAQSLTYPKSPSGKDTKYTHRFEFKARR comes from the coding sequence ATGCGTGCCTGCGCCACCGCGAACACCCTCGCCGCACTCAGCGTCGTCTTCGCCGCGACCTTCTCCGCTTGCGCGTCCGGATCGCCCGACGCGACCTCGCCCGGCACGTCCGGCGACGAGGCGAGCAAGACGCAACAGGCCACCGGACCTGCGGCCACGCCCGGCGAGACGGGCGCCGCGTCGCAGACGGGCGCTCCCGCAGCGCCGAAGGCTCCGCGCAAGGAGCCGCAGACCGTGGCCGACTGCAAGGAGCTGCTCACCGAGATCACGAACGAGCCGAGCGGCGGCGTGGTCATGAACAACGCGCAGCCCGCGAACGACGCGGGCTCGAGCGATCGCTTCCAGCCGATGGTCGAGCTGATGAAGGAGAAGCGCGACGGCTTCCGCTGCTGCTTCGATCTGTGGGCGAAGAACAACCCCGGCCAGAGCGGCAAGGTGGCGTTCACGCTGGAGCTTGCGCCCGACGGCAAGCTGAAGAGCGCGCAGGTGAAGCAGGACGAGACGGACATCAAGGCGCCCGAGGTGGAGAGCTGCATGGTGGAGCTTGCGCAGTCGCTCACGTACCCGAAGTCGCCGAGCGGCAAGGACACGAAGTACACGCACCGCTTCGAGTTCAAGGCGCGCCGCTAG
- the coaD gene encoding pantetheine-phosphate adenylyltransferase, producing MTMAHAIAVYAGSFDPPTFGHLDLLERASKLFAQVIIAVGKHPSKNPLFTFQERMDLLLQVTKGIPNLTIDSFDGLLYQYCERVGARVIVRGLRAATDFEYELQIAHANADMAPHIDTVFLPTRTNYGFVSASLVREIASHGGDVSHYAPAAVCDALKRKFKSA from the coding sequence ATGACGATGGCCCACGCGATCGCTGTCTACGCAGGTAGCTTCGACCCCCCGACCTTCGGCCACCTCGATCTGCTCGAGCGCGCGAGCAAGCTGTTCGCGCAGGTGATCATCGCGGTCGGCAAGCACCCGTCGAAGAATCCCCTCTTCACCTTCCAGGAGCGGATGGATCTGCTCCTGCAGGTGACGAAGGGGATTCCGAACCTGACGATCGACTCGTTCGACGGCCTGCTCTACCAGTATTGCGAGCGCGTGGGCGCGCGCGTCATCGTTCGCGGCCTGCGCGCGGCCACCGATTTCGAGTACGAGCTACAGATCGCGCACGCCAACGCCGACATGGCCCCGCACATCGATACGGTCTTCCTGCCGACGCGCACGAATTACGGCTTCGTGTCCGCCTCGCTCGTGCGCGAGATCGCGAGCCACGGCGGCGACGTGAGCCATTACGCGCCCGCCGCCGTGTGCGACGCGCTGAAGCGCAAGTTCAAGAGCGCCTAG
- a CDS encoding tetratricopeptide repeat protein, with amino-acid sequence MRSRIESLVVVAAATLMLTGCPSAGSLQNGRPAAADKWYQRAKQDFQTAEVEEARDSIKKALAIVPNDPEVRKLAARIALARLDYAETVRLLKGVKGSEASGLRGRALWYSGDLEAAADELDAMLNDPDVVDDWAKGITKLARRGAGRTPFALSGALLASTELPHVNPYTPFFVVPVEIDGESALALVATGNAEVVLDSATRPEPSWISMRFGQKLEVHDVPALTQDLSGVSKQMGAPIKALLGVNLLRHLHATLDYDGRQFVARTFSPPPPPEATRVDLSYVRGGGMILRGKFGGERGESVSLLLDTSMTFPLALDEGGWKKAGHVAKELKLVPEDPDQKLREGVVSMVRLGAFDVPKVPGVFGTPVGQIEKALGLDIDGVLGTGLIAPFRVTFGDGGRHMWIEDTTAQLQRIMAESASRPPAPANEPDPLMGPGDPLSPFGPSPIGGGGAGAPTLKVGPSPAPGGAAPPADNKKPAPGGNTPAGPPPRK; translated from the coding sequence GTGCGAAGCCGAATCGAAAGCCTCGTCGTCGTCGCGGCTGCGACGCTCATGTTGACCGGGTGTCCCTCCGCCGGGTCCCTGCAAAACGGGCGTCCCGCCGCGGCGGACAAGTGGTACCAGCGCGCCAAGCAGGACTTCCAGACAGCCGAGGTCGAGGAGGCGCGCGACTCGATCAAGAAGGCGCTCGCCATCGTCCCGAACGACCCCGAGGTGCGCAAGCTGGCGGCACGGATCGCGCTCGCGCGGCTCGATTACGCGGAGACGGTCCGGCTGCTGAAGGGCGTGAAGGGCTCGGAGGCGTCGGGCCTGCGCGGGCGCGCGCTCTGGTACAGCGGCGATCTCGAGGCCGCGGCCGACGAGCTCGACGCGATGCTCAACGATCCCGACGTGGTCGACGACTGGGCCAAGGGGATCACCAAGCTTGCGCGCAGGGGCGCGGGCCGCACGCCGTTCGCGCTCTCGGGCGCGCTGCTCGCGTCGACCGAGCTGCCGCACGTGAACCCCTACACGCCGTTCTTCGTCGTGCCGGTCGAGATCGACGGCGAGAGCGCGCTCGCGCTCGTCGCGACGGGCAACGCCGAGGTGGTGCTCGACAGCGCGACGCGCCCCGAGCCGAGCTGGATCTCGATGCGCTTCGGCCAGAAGCTCGAGGTGCACGACGTGCCTGCGTTGACGCAGGATCTATCGGGCGTCTCCAAGCAGATGGGCGCGCCGATCAAGGCGCTGCTCGGCGTGAACCTCCTGCGGCACCTGCACGCGACGCTCGACTACGACGGCCGGCAGTTCGTCGCCCGCACCTTCTCTCCGCCGCCCCCGCCCGAGGCGACGCGCGTGGATCTGTCGTACGTGCGCGGCGGCGGGATGATCCTGCGCGGCAAGTTCGGCGGCGAGCGCGGCGAGTCGGTGAGCCTCTTGCTCGACACGTCGATGACCTTCCCGCTCGCGCTCGACGAGGGCGGCTGGAAGAAGGCGGGTCACGTGGCCAAGGAGCTGAAGCTCGTACCCGAGGATCCGGATCAGAAGCTGCGCGAGGGCGTGGTGAGCATGGTGCGCCTCGGCGCGTTCGACGTGCCCAAGGTGCCCGGCGTGTTCGGTACACCCGTCGGGCAGATCGAGAAGGCGCTCGGGCTCGACATCGACGGCGTGCTCGGCACGGGGCTCATCGCGCCCTTCCGCGTGACGTTCGGCGACGGCGGGCGGCACATGTGGATCGAGGACACCACGGCGCAGCTCCAGCGCATCATGGCCGAGAGCGCGTCGCGTCCCCCGGCCCCGGCCAACGAGCCCGACCCGCTGATGGGCCCGGGCGATCCTCTCTCGCCCTTCGGTCCCTCGCCGATCGGCGGTGGTGGAGCCGGCGCGCCGACGCTCAAGGTGGGGCCCTCGCCTGCGCCTGGGGGAGCTGCGCCTCCTGCGGACAACAAGAAGCCCGCGCCCGGCGGCAACACGCCCGCCGGTCCCCCGCCGCGCAAGTGA